One window of Microbacterium sp. 1S1 genomic DNA carries:
- a CDS encoding Ig-like domain-containing protein, producing the protein MKRVLASLTLAAVFGSALAAAVPSAAAAADDDALYLAPGGDDAASGTIDDPLATLEGARDRIRALKADSALPDDGLTVYLREGTYPRSASFEIGAQDSGTADAPITYRSYPGETATLTGGRELPRDQFAAVEDAAVTDRIIDPAARDRVVGIDLADLGITDYGQLSRHGYWKANDVSTTPPMELFIDGQGMTLARWPNADAATPTVQMGDIIDAGPDRNDADLQDRGGTFSYGYDRPKYWTQAEDVWLDGIFGYSWEWSYNKIESIDTDAKTITLRYGEMSGIMKSWFPDFHFAQNLLEELDAPGEYYIDRDAGKLYLIPNAAFTSGRGAVTVTTLDEPMLRADGASYVNFDDLVMEYGRATAAVILGGSHVTISHSDIRNFTDGGVLINSPGRYTYDGIPVNRGGRDHAVTDSRLTHVGGVGVVLQGGDKTTLEPGRNRVENSEIADFAYYHKAYNPGVMFDGVGNIARDNEIHDAPHPGIIVHGNDHLFERNEVYDVCKQFHDLGAIYMNSGKTPQQRGHVFRENYFHDIGVGMAGVEGIYADNFTWDLTIEKNVFVNMGNGAIKSGSADYIEARNNVFVDAYAPYDNYEQWMGDQEGNVVDRDYMPAWEKVFADNNDFVGTPYLTKYPELAHFFEDDHYFPNHSTFAQNVVWNPNRARMAGVNEHGAKDGKNLLNYEDNWVADADPGFVDAANGDYTLKADAAVFDQIPGFESIAFGEIGVDGAIGQTQQPQTVPLEDIAFDSDTLTIDAGDEVRVRAVPLPWNADDAAVTYASADAAVATVNDKGVVLGMGPGTTTVTATAKADATKTATIEVIVEEGDGVLHFTDFESGANGWPTDPNRSIQVDASGDKVYRILKGANSILPRDFTEFVLDFDVTAPATTPANAGLIVYDRNGKGGGYIRFRQAAAGPTWTIFDDTWKVVAEKVVPAAQGLTPGATSHVRIAVQDGQVRISVNGAIALEGADPGPGKAGRVGFYVENYASLDFDDIGFSLSGVPVTGVSLDADAVGLTVGERRSVVAEVAPEDASDGRVTWTTDAPEVATVSGGRIAGVAAGTATITATSVADPSLSDTVTVTVDDAEYPTTRLDRQLTDGANWSQSDHIAVDDTGVVISGQGVHGYETERFGDTLLQFDAEFGAFDGGWYGFQARSDQTGLPAWQNSNTGYLAVIKEDVIEFQSWTPGQTMLDSIPNTVIEPNSTHRIEFGAIAEDGGTRIVLRVDDVTVWNMVDARQNLRIDADGFFNVYHYGKTNTLAVRPTAPPATVTGICWAPEADPKTRYVRGEELDVTGMLLGVDWSDGSRTTQQVTADMVSGFDSSKVRPHHTLTVTYAGASVELPISVRPKLKDDEQDVPRCG; encoded by the coding sequence ATGAAGCGTGTGCTGGCAAGCCTGACCCTGGCAGCGGTGTTCGGATCCGCCCTCGCTGCGGCGGTCCCGTCGGCGGCTGCGGCCGCGGACGACGACGCCCTCTACCTCGCGCCGGGAGGTGACGACGCGGCCTCCGGCACGATCGACGACCCCCTCGCGACGCTGGAAGGCGCCCGCGACCGGATCCGCGCGCTCAAGGCGGACTCCGCCCTGCCCGACGACGGCCTCACGGTCTACCTCCGGGAGGGCACGTACCCGCGCTCGGCCTCGTTCGAGATCGGGGCGCAGGACTCGGGGACCGCCGACGCCCCCATCACCTACCGCTCGTACCCGGGGGAGACCGCCACCCTCACCGGAGGACGCGAGCTGCCGCGCGACCAGTTCGCCGCGGTCGAAGACGCGGCGGTGACCGACCGCATCATCGACCCCGCCGCGCGAGACCGTGTCGTCGGGATCGACCTCGCCGACCTGGGCATCACCGACTACGGCCAGCTCAGCCGCCACGGCTACTGGAAGGCCAACGACGTCAGCACCACGCCGCCCATGGAGCTGTTCATCGACGGCCAGGGCATGACCCTCGCGCGCTGGCCCAACGCCGACGCGGCCACGCCGACCGTGCAGATGGGCGACATCATCGACGCCGGGCCCGACCGCAACGACGCCGACCTGCAGGACCGCGGCGGCACGTTCAGCTACGGCTACGACCGCCCGAAGTACTGGACCCAGGCCGAGGACGTGTGGCTGGACGGCATCTTCGGCTACAGCTGGGAGTGGTCGTACAACAAGATCGAGAGCATCGACACCGATGCGAAGACCATCACCCTCCGCTACGGCGAGATGTCGGGGATCATGAAGAGCTGGTTCCCCGACTTCCACTTCGCGCAGAACCTGCTGGAGGAGCTCGACGCCCCCGGCGAGTACTACATCGACCGCGACGCCGGGAAGCTGTACCTCATCCCCAACGCCGCGTTCACGTCCGGTCGCGGCGCCGTGACGGTCACGACGCTCGACGAGCCGATGCTGCGCGCCGACGGGGCCTCGTACGTGAACTTCGACGACCTCGTGATGGAGTACGGGCGCGCGACGGCCGCGGTGATCCTCGGCGGCTCGCACGTGACGATCTCGCACAGCGACATCCGCAACTTCACCGACGGCGGCGTGCTCATCAACTCGCCGGGGCGCTACACGTACGACGGCATCCCCGTGAACCGCGGCGGGCGCGATCACGCCGTGACCGACAGCCGGCTCACGCACGTCGGCGGCGTCGGCGTGGTGCTCCAGGGCGGCGACAAGACGACCCTCGAGCCCGGCCGCAACCGGGTCGAGAACTCCGAGATCGCCGACTTCGCGTACTACCACAAGGCCTACAACCCTGGGGTGATGTTCGACGGAGTCGGCAACATCGCCAGGGACAACGAGATCCACGACGCTCCCCACCCCGGGATCATCGTGCACGGCAACGACCACCTGTTCGAACGCAACGAGGTGTACGACGTCTGCAAGCAGTTCCACGATCTCGGTGCGATCTACATGAACTCCGGGAAGACCCCGCAGCAGCGCGGTCACGTGTTCCGGGAGAACTACTTCCACGACATCGGCGTCGGCATGGCGGGCGTCGAGGGCATCTACGCCGACAACTTCACGTGGGACCTCACGATCGAGAAGAACGTGTTCGTGAACATGGGCAACGGGGCGATCAAGAGCGGCTCGGCCGACTACATCGAGGCGCGCAACAACGTCTTCGTCGACGCCTACGCCCCGTACGACAACTACGAGCAGTGGATGGGCGATCAGGAGGGCAACGTCGTCGACCGCGACTACATGCCGGCCTGGGAGAAGGTGTTCGCCGACAACAACGACTTCGTCGGCACGCCGTACCTGACGAAGTACCCCGAGCTCGCGCACTTCTTCGAAGACGACCACTACTTCCCGAACCACAGCACGTTCGCGCAGAACGTCGTGTGGAACCCGAACCGGGCCCGGATGGCCGGCGTCAACGAACACGGCGCGAAGGACGGCAAGAACCTCCTGAACTACGAGGACAACTGGGTGGCCGACGCCGACCCCGGCTTCGTGGACGCCGCGAACGGCGACTACACGCTGAAGGCCGATGCGGCCGTGTTCGACCAGATCCCGGGCTTCGAGTCCATCGCTTTCGGCGAGATCGGCGTCGACGGCGCGATCGGGCAGACGCAGCAGCCGCAGACCGTCCCGCTCGAGGACATCGCGTTCGACAGCGACACGCTCACGATCGATGCGGGGGACGAGGTGCGGGTGCGCGCCGTGCCGCTGCCCTGGAACGCCGACGACGCCGCGGTGACCTACGCCTCGGCCGACGCCGCGGTCGCCACCGTGAACGACAAGGGCGTGGTGCTCGGCATGGGCCCCGGCACGACCACGGTCACGGCGACCGCGAAGGCCGACGCCACCAAGACCGCGACCATCGAGGTGATCGTCGAGGAGGGCGACGGCGTGCTGCACTTCACCGACTTCGAGTCGGGGGCGAACGGCTGGCCGACCGACCCGAACCGCAGCATCCAGGTGGATGCGTCGGGCGACAAGGTGTACCGCATCCTCAAGGGCGCCAACAGCATCCTGCCGCGGGACTTCACCGAGTTCGTGCTCGACTTCGACGTCACGGCCCCGGCCACGACCCCCGCCAACGCGGGGCTCATCGTCTACGACCGCAACGGCAAGGGCGGCGGCTACATCCGCTTCCGGCAGGCCGCGGCCGGCCCGACCTGGACGATCTTCGACGACACCTGGAAGGTCGTCGCCGAGAAGGTCGTGCCCGCGGCGCAGGGGCTGACCCCTGGCGCGACCTCGCATGTCAGGATCGCCGTGCAGGACGGACAGGTCCGGATCTCCGTCAACGGGGCGATCGCGCTGGAAGGCGCCGACCCCGGCCCCGGCAAGGCCGGTCGGGTCGGGTTCTACGTGGAGAACTACGCCTCGCTCGACTTCGACGACATCGGGTTCTCGCTCTCCGGCGTGCCGGTCACGGGCGTGAGCCTGGACGCTGACGCCGTCGGGCTCACCGTGGGGGAGCGGCGGTCCGTCGTGGCCGAGGTCGCCCCGGAGGACGCCAGCGATGGCCGCGTTACCTGGACGACCGACGCCCCGGAGGTCGCGACGGTCTCCGGGGGCCGGATCGCGGGGGTGGCGGCGGGGACCGCGACGATCACCGCGACCTCGGTCGCCGATCCGAGCCTCAGCGACACGGTCACCGTGACCGTGGACGACGCCGAGTACCCCACCACTCGCCTCGACCGGCAGCTCACGGACGGGGCGAACTGGAGTCAGTCCGACCACATCGCGGTGGACGACACGGGCGTCGTGATCAGCGGTCAGGGCGTGCACGGCTACGAGACCGAGCGCTTCGGCGACACGTTGCTGCAGTTCGACGCGGAGTTCGGAGCCTTCGACGGCGGCTGGTACGGCTTCCAGGCGCGCTCGGACCAGACCGGGCTGCCCGCCTGGCAGAACTCCAACACGGGCTACCTCGCGGTGATCAAGGAGGACGTGATCGAGTTCCAGAGCTGGACCCCGGGTCAGACCATGCTCGACAGCATCCCCAACACCGTCATCGAGCCGAACTCCACGCACCGTATCGAGTTCGGCGCCATCGCCGAGGACGGCGGCACCCGGATCGTGCTCCGCGTGGACGACGTGACCGTGTGGAACATGGTCGACGCACGGCAGAACCTCCGCATCGATGCCGACGGCTTCTTCAACGTCTACCACTACGGAAAGACGAACACCCTGGCCGTGCGCCCGACCGCGCCGCCCGCGACGGTGACCGGCATCTGCTGGGCGCCCGAGGCGGACCCGAAGACCCGCTACGTGCGCGGCGAGGAGCTCGATGTGACCGGCATGCTGCTGGGCGTGGACTGGAGTGACGGTTCCCGCACCACGCAGCAGGTGACGGCCGACATGGTCAGCGGCTTCGACAGCAGCAAGGTGCGCCCGCACCACACGCTCACCGTGACGTACGCTGGCGCGAGCGTCGAGCTCCCGATCTCGGTGCGGCCCAAGCTGAAGGACGACGAACAGGATGTGCCACGATGCGGGTGA
- a CDS encoding carbohydrate ABC transporter permease → MFALLLTAPGLALLAAVVVYPLITALITAFYKQSLVEPGREFVGFQNIVDVLTGEFFPLLTQTLVFTLGTTIAPFVIGFGLALALNTRIRGAKVLRGLMLIPWLIPGVVVSFLWMWIFNANYGVLNAALETVGLIDSPQAWLANPTTAMIAVIVAKTWQSFPWMMVMLLAGLQTVPIELHEAAEIDGAGTIRRFFSITVPQMSGIIGLVILLEFIWNFQHFDIIYVLTGGGPAGSTQTFATAVYETAFDGFDLGHAGAIGLLWMILLMALVVVYVRLSEKGEKR, encoded by the coding sequence ATGTTCGCGCTCCTCCTCACGGCTCCCGGCCTCGCGCTCCTCGCCGCCGTCGTCGTGTACCCCCTGATCACGGCCCTCATCACCGCGTTCTACAAGCAGAGCCTCGTCGAGCCCGGTCGCGAGTTCGTCGGCTTCCAGAACATCGTCGACGTGCTGACGGGCGAGTTCTTCCCCCTCCTCACCCAGACGCTCGTCTTCACCCTCGGCACGACCATCGCGCCGTTCGTGATCGGCTTCGGCCTCGCCCTCGCCTTGAACACGCGCATCCGGGGCGCCAAGGTGCTCCGCGGCCTCATGCTCATCCCGTGGCTGATCCCCGGCGTGGTCGTCTCGTTCCTGTGGATGTGGATCTTCAACGCCAACTACGGCGTGCTCAACGCCGCCCTGGAGACCGTCGGCCTCATCGACTCCCCCCAGGCGTGGCTCGCGAACCCCACCACCGCCATGATCGCCGTGATCGTCGCGAAGACCTGGCAGTCGTTCCCCTGGATGATGGTCATGCTCCTCGCGGGCCTGCAGACCGTGCCGATCGAGCTGCACGAGGCCGCCGAGATCGACGGCGCCGGCACCATCCGCCGGTTCTTCTCCATCACGGTCCCGCAGATGAGCGGGATCATCGGCCTCGTGATCCTGCTGGAGTTCATCTGGAACTTCCAGCACTTCGACATCATCTACGTCCTCACCGGCGGCGGTCCCGCCGGCTCCACCCAGACGTTCGCGACCGCCGTGTACGAGACCGCGTTCGACGGCTTCGACCTCGGGCACGCCGGGGCCATCGGCCTGCTCTGGATGATCCTGCTGATGGCGCTCGTCGTCGTCTACGTCCGCCTGTCCGAGAAGGGAGAGAAGCGATGA
- a CDS encoding carbohydrate ABC transporter permease: MTAVLTEETVAAVSAPPAAPRRRRHRADRRASTVSAWIAVVVFGGFALLPVYWLLATSLTPRTEVFSYPPKLFPTEITFEAYAALANNPALFGYLRNSIVVSVITAILSVLVSAYMGYAFSKFRYRGRRSLMYFVLASQMFPQALLLITLYAVFSAYGLLNTYTALVLSFTTFTLPLCVWMLKGFFDTIPDELIEAARVDGASRMRIIHSIVLPLAAPGLIAAGLFAFVRGWNDFIFALTLAGPDKQTLPPGLVNTFIGEASTAWPELMAASLVVSLPVAIAFIALQRFLVGGLTAGAVKG; encoded by the coding sequence ATGACCGCCGTGCTGACCGAAGAGACGGTGGCCGCCGTCTCCGCCCCACCCGCCGCGCCCCGTCGTCGGCGCCACCGGGCCGACCGCCGCGCCTCCACCGTGAGCGCCTGGATCGCCGTCGTCGTGTTCGGCGGGTTCGCCCTGCTGCCCGTTTACTGGCTGCTCGCGACCTCGCTCACCCCGCGCACCGAGGTGTTCAGCTACCCACCCAAGCTGTTCCCCACCGAGATCACGTTCGAGGCCTACGCCGCGCTCGCGAACAACCCGGCGCTGTTCGGCTACCTCCGCAACAGCATCGTCGTCTCCGTCATCACCGCGATCCTCTCGGTTCTGGTGTCGGCGTACATGGGCTACGCGTTCTCGAAGTTCCGCTACCGCGGCCGCCGCAGCCTCATGTACTTCGTGCTGGCCTCGCAGATGTTCCCGCAGGCGCTGCTGCTCATCACCCTCTACGCGGTGTTCTCGGCCTACGGCCTGCTCAACACCTACACGGCGCTCGTGCTGTCGTTCACGACGTTCACGCTGCCGCTGTGCGTGTGGATGCTGAAGGGCTTCTTCGACACGATCCCGGACGAGCTCATCGAGGCCGCCCGCGTCGACGGCGCCTCCCGCATGCGCATCATCCACTCCATCGTGCTGCCGCTGGCCGCTCCCGGCCTCATCGCCGCGGGCCTGTTCGCGTTCGTCCGCGGCTGGAACGACTTCATCTTCGCCCTCACGCTCGCCGGTCCCGACAAGCAGACCCTGCCGCCGGGACTCGTCAACACGTTCATCGGCGAGGCGTCCACCGCCTGGCCGGAACTCATGGCGGCATCGCTGGTGGTCTCGCTCCCCGTGGCCATCGCGTTCATCGCCCTGCAGCGCTTCCTCGTCGGCGGGCTCACCGCCGGCGCGGTCAAGGGCTGA
- a CDS encoding extracellular solute-binding protein gives MSENTTVSRRQLLQFAGLGAAGLLLAGCMPSGGGSGSPSSSPGAGLGAGDFAATDFSFSSWSLTEEAAAPATRALLDGYKKTNDVGITEVSFPYNEYFKQLMLQVRGGQFTGAAHVDVAWLASLAALGKLEDVSALTKGRGYTASSLEATQLDGKQYAFPWTIGAIGLVTNSELLKKAGISTFPTTVDDFEAALKKLKGLGGGLIPYAASTKAAQLKDVLIWMQTFGSDLVKDGKVTIGDDASIEAITWYKSLYDQGLIAADVDRFDARSLFAQGRAAIYDDAPVGRASVTKDSPDPDLASKLVPESRPVLKKGDTPRALVWGGAIAIVGGGSGDSTRTAADFGQWATSDLKAVLGDYELRGLPPVTEEAQASKEVASDAFGARFAEKITATATTNPFWQYPQYAQIETVIADRVQAVLVGQQSAKDAMTQAGDEAQKLLG, from the coding sequence ATGTCCGAGAACACCACCGTCTCCCGTCGCCAGCTGCTGCAGTTCGCCGGGCTCGGCGCCGCCGGCCTCCTCCTCGCCGGTTGCATGCCGAGCGGCGGCGGCAGCGGCAGTCCGTCCTCCTCCCCCGGCGCCGGGCTCGGCGCGGGCGACTTCGCCGCCACCGACTTCTCCTTCTCCAGCTGGTCGCTCACCGAGGAGGCCGCCGCCCCGGCGACCCGCGCGCTGCTCGACGGCTACAAGAAGACCAACGACGTCGGCATCACCGAGGTCTCCTTCCCCTACAACGAGTACTTCAAGCAGCTCATGCTCCAGGTGCGCGGCGGGCAGTTCACCGGCGCCGCCCACGTCGACGTCGCGTGGCTCGCCTCGCTCGCGGCACTCGGCAAGCTGGAAGACGTCTCGGCGCTCACGAAGGGGCGCGGGTACACCGCTTCGAGCCTGGAGGCCACGCAGCTCGACGGGAAGCAGTACGCATTCCCGTGGACGATCGGCGCGATCGGCCTCGTCACCAACTCCGAGCTCCTGAAGAAGGCGGGGATCTCCACGTTCCCCACCACGGTCGACGACTTCGAGGCGGCGCTGAAGAAGCTCAAGGGCCTCGGCGGTGGCCTCATCCCCTACGCCGCCTCGACCAAGGCCGCCCAGCTCAAGGACGTGCTGATCTGGATGCAGACGTTCGGCAGCGACCTCGTGAAGGACGGCAAGGTCACGATCGGCGACGACGCGAGCATCGAGGCGATCACCTGGTACAAGTCGCTGTACGACCAGGGGCTCATCGCCGCCGACGTCGACCGCTTCGATGCCCGGTCACTGTTCGCCCAGGGACGCGCCGCCATCTACGACGACGCCCCGGTCGGGCGCGCCTCCGTCACGAAGGACTCGCCGGACCCCGACCTCGCCTCCAAGCTCGTGCCCGAGTCCCGCCCGGTGCTGAAGAAGGGCGACACCCCGCGCGCCCTCGTCTGGGGTGGTGCCATCGCCATCGTCGGCGGCGGCTCCGGCGACAGCACCCGCACGGCCGCGGACTTCGGCCAGTGGGCCACGAGCGACCTGAAGGCGGTGCTCGGCGACTACGAGCTGCGCGGCCTGCCCCCCGTGACCGAAGAGGCGCAGGCCTCGAAGGAGGTGGCGTCCGACGCCTTCGGCGCCCGCTTCGCCGAGAAGATCACGGCGACGGCGACCACCAACCCGTTCTGGCAGTACCCGCAGTACGCCCAGATCGAGACCGTGATCGCCGACCGTGTCCAGGCCGTCCTCGTGGGCCAGCAGAGCGCGAAGGACGCCATGACCCAGGCCGGCGACGAAGCGCAGAAGCTGCTGGGCTGA
- a CDS encoding BNR-4 repeat-containing protein, whose amino-acid sequence MTLRSKGGATAAAALTALVLAVPAPAAAATSDVETVPVTVDSSNQSGWWNPLVVDGDETYFAFNVPGSVATKHQVNLAVRASDGTWTSGCLRLTTGACAEYLDDNGHNQPSIAIDGDGYIHAFVSMHHEPWKYFRSTAPYDATSLVDVSAEMPDAGAAISYPVTAQGADGDIWLMVRVGADPQARRDGVLYHYDPAVGTWSRETTIAAAVNHSFYPDDLEVDAAGKVHVLWEWGPWPADPYRHLGSYAVYDPAAGGFRDIAGQALPTPIRPDTPGAVVWRGYEPGETIGDAVPAVQTAKMALADGELVGVTYRYADQTENAFDVRWATWNGSAWTSETLVDTDALGSGVQTIAALDTTTAGGESRVYAVVSVQDCGITRSRTVLLTAGASGWTADTVGDPVVGQQRLRAATRTDGTDVVYLSAPAVPGGGTLRHAEVPRDGQPGSTTLAAIVASLRGDAGGENLALGGTVTASSQLRADTGPEKAVDGGCTDASRWISATSDTQPTITAAWDEEAPLDIVRVRSGYTVGPAQASVLRDFTVQLRTASGWVTVGTIVDNTQTTVVVDAQGLTADAVRLVITDPSDSTTDVARVYEIEAIAAR is encoded by the coding sequence ATGACCCTCCGCTCGAAGGGCGGCGCCACCGCTGCCGCCGCCCTCACCGCGCTCGTCCTCGCCGTGCCGGCTCCGGCTGCCGCTGCGACCTCGGACGTCGAGACCGTGCCCGTCACGGTCGACAGCTCCAACCAGTCCGGCTGGTGGAACCCGCTCGTCGTCGACGGGGACGAGACGTACTTCGCCTTCAACGTGCCCGGCTCGGTGGCGACGAAGCACCAGGTGAACCTGGCCGTCCGCGCCTCCGACGGCACGTGGACATCCGGCTGCCTGCGCCTCACGACCGGCGCGTGCGCGGAGTACCTCGACGACAACGGCCACAACCAGCCGTCCATCGCGATCGACGGCGACGGGTACATCCACGCGTTCGTCTCGATGCACCATGAACCGTGGAAGTACTTCCGCTCCACGGCGCCCTACGACGCGACATCGCTGGTCGACGTGAGCGCGGAGATGCCCGACGCCGGCGCCGCGATCTCCTACCCGGTCACCGCGCAGGGCGCCGACGGCGACATCTGGCTCATGGTGCGCGTCGGCGCCGACCCGCAGGCCCGGCGCGACGGCGTCCTGTACCACTACGACCCCGCCGTGGGGACGTGGAGCCGCGAGACGACGATCGCCGCGGCCGTGAACCACTCCTTCTACCCCGATGACCTCGAGGTCGACGCGGCCGGCAAGGTACACGTGCTCTGGGAGTGGGGCCCCTGGCCGGCAGACCCGTACCGTCATCTCGGCTCGTACGCCGTGTACGACCCTGCCGCGGGCGGCTTCCGCGACATCGCGGGCCAGGCCCTGCCGACACCGATCCGCCCGGACACCCCCGGCGCCGTCGTGTGGCGCGGCTACGAGCCCGGCGAAACCATCGGCGACGCCGTGCCCGCCGTGCAGACCGCGAAGATGGCCCTCGCCGACGGGGAGCTCGTCGGCGTGACCTACCGGTACGCGGATCAGACCGAGAACGCCTTCGACGTGCGCTGGGCCACCTGGAACGGCTCCGCCTGGACGAGCGAGACCCTCGTGGACACGGACGCCCTCGGCAGCGGCGTGCAGACCATCGCCGCGCTCGACACGACGACCGCGGGCGGCGAGAGCCGCGTCTACGCCGTCGTGTCGGTGCAGGACTGCGGCATCACCCGGAGCCGGACGGTCCTGCTCACGGCGGGAGCCTCCGGGTGGACCGCCGACACGGTGGGAGATCCCGTCGTGGGCCAACAGCGCCTCCGTGCGGCGACCCGCACCGACGGCACCGACGTCGTCTACCTCAGCGCCCCCGCGGTGCCGGGCGGCGGCACGCTGCGGCACGCCGAGGTCCCGCGCGACGGTCAGCCCGGCAGCACGACCCTCGCCGCCATCGTGGCCTCCCTCCGCGGCGACGCCGGTGGCGAGAACCTCGCCCTGGGCGGCACCGTGACCGCCTCGTCCCAGCTCCGCGCCGACACCGGCCCGGAGAAGGCCGTGGACGGCGGCTGCACGGACGCGAGCCGCTGGATCTCGGCGACCTCAGACACCCAGCCGACCATCACGGCCGCGTGGGACGAGGAAGCGCCGCTCGACATCGTGCGGGTGCGCAGCGGTTACACCGTCGGACCGGCCCAGGCGTCCGTGCTGCGCGACTTCACCGTTCAGCTCCGGACCGCGAGCGGCTGGGTCACGGTCGGCACCATCGTCGACAACACGCAGACGACGGTCGTGGTCGATGCCCAGGGCCTGACGGCCGATGCCGTACGACTCGTCATCACCGACCCGTCCGACTCCACCACCGACGTCGCCCGCGTCTACGAGATCGAAGCGATCGCCGCACGCTGA